One stretch of Tistrella mobilis DNA includes these proteins:
- a CDS encoding amidase, with product MSDGTAASFAEGSAPDQASSLPLHTLDAGAQARLVREGGVTATRLVEASLARIAAVNPAVNAIVRRMDDEALAAAAAADRAVAEGRPLGPLHGVPVTIKINIDQQGHPTDNGTAVHRDLIAPADNPVVAHLKRAGAIVVGRTNAPVYSMRWFTDNTLHGPTYNPWHRDLTVGGSSGGAAASVATGMVAIAHGNDIGGSVRFPAMCNGLVGLRPSYGRVPSFNATARGGGSVAAQLMAVQGPLARTVRDTETAFRVMAVPHVDDPRTRPMVGDHPAVPRRAAVVSTAGWPDCHPAVRDAVDRAATALAAAGWEVEEVVPPSLDEIHDMWAEISIPDIMTLLAPAIAAAGDENIRTAVDYWQRAWPRELTQGDALAAVARRHGMLRLWQRFFESWPVLVMPVSLEPAFHRLADIRSPEDARRIMRAQGPLMVISVLGLPGLTVPTGLASFDIEGHAVTMPCGVQLVAAPEREDLCFAAGYAIEAAMPRLGVVDPRPGF from the coding sequence ATGTCCGACGGGACTGCCGCCAGCTTTGCCGAAGGATCGGCACCGGATCAAGCATCCTCGCTGCCGCTCCACACGCTCGATGCCGGGGCCCAGGCCCGTCTGGTGCGCGAGGGCGGGGTGACGGCCACCCGTCTGGTCGAGGCGTCGCTGGCACGGATCGCGGCGGTGAACCCCGCCGTCAACGCCATCGTCCGGCGGATGGATGACGAGGCGCTGGCGGCCGCGGCCGCGGCCGATCGGGCGGTGGCCGAGGGCCGGCCGCTGGGGCCGCTGCACGGCGTGCCGGTCACGATCAAGATCAATATCGACCAGCAGGGCCACCCCACCGACAACGGCACCGCGGTGCATCGCGACCTGATCGCGCCGGCCGACAATCCGGTGGTCGCCCATCTGAAGCGGGCGGGCGCGATCGTGGTCGGGCGGACCAATGCGCCGGTCTATTCGATGCGCTGGTTCACCGACAACACGCTGCATGGCCCCACCTACAACCCTTGGCATCGTGATTTGACGGTCGGTGGTTCTTCGGGTGGTGCCGCGGCCTCGGTCGCGACCGGCATGGTGGCGATCGCCCATGGCAACGACATCGGCGGATCGGTGCGGTTTCCGGCGATGTGCAACGGGCTGGTGGGCCTGCGCCCCTCTTACGGCCGGGTGCCGTCGTTCAATGCCACGGCCAGGGGCGGCGGCTCGGTCGCGGCCCAGCTGATGGCCGTGCAGGGGCCGCTGGCCCGCACCGTGCGCGACACGGAAACCGCCTTCCGGGTGATGGCCGTGCCGCATGTCGACGATCCCCGCACCAGACCCATGGTAGGGGATCATCCGGCTGTGCCGCGGCGGGCGGCCGTGGTCTCCACCGCGGGCTGGCCGGATTGTCATCCGGCCGTGCGGGACGCGGTGGACCGGGCGGCCACGGCCCTCGCCGCTGCCGGCTGGGAGGTGGAGGAGGTGGTGCCGCCCTCGCTGGACGAGATCCACGATATGTGGGCCGAGATCAGCATTCCCGACATCATGACCCTGCTGGCGCCCGCAATTGCGGCTGCGGGGGACGAGAACATCCGCACCGCCGTCGACTATTGGCAAAGGGCCTGGCCGCGGGAGCTGACCCAGGGCGATGCGCTGGCCGCGGTCGCCCGGCGCCACGGCATGCTGCGGCTCTGGCAGCGCTTCTTCGAAAGCTGGCCGGTGCTGGTGATGCCGGTGTCGCTGGAGCCGGCCTTCCACCGCCTGGCCGATATCCGCTCGCCCGAGGATGCGCGGCGGATCATGCGGGCCCAGGGGCCGCTGATGGTGATTTCGGTTCTGGGCCTGCCCGGGCTGACGGTGCCGACGGGGCTTGCCTCTTTCGACATCGAGGGTCACGCGGTCACCATGCCTTGCGGCGTGCAGCTGGTGGCGGCCCCGGAACGCGAGGATCTGTGCTTCGCGGCCGGTTACGCCATCGAGGCGGCCATGCCGCGGCTCGGGGTCGTCGACCCCCGGCCCGGTTTCTGA
- a CDS encoding ABC transporter substrate-binding protein, whose protein sequence is MRSIALTGLRGGALAGSAALAALLAAAPAGAADGPKRGGTLVVSMNADARSLEPGINRDSNSDAVVNNLFEGLVGYRTDLSVGPALARSWTISEDGRSYTFTLRDGVTFHNGDPLTAEAVKWSWERKSGQEGWLCARFFNGQAGGLKVEAVEAPDPKTVVFRLAEPSGLFLTQLANVQCGMLVASPKSVGADGTWTPIGTGPFKFGSWKHGDQMVLERYDGYVPSSEPGSGFAGARQVYVDALRYQIIPDADAAAAALKTGAIDIIPQLDTIKIDELKAAGMKVMAAPGLNWSALLIQTEDPLLSNPKLRRALAQAIDIAQITEVRTNGLAKPNPSGVAESMRAFSADFLDWPKYDPAAAATLAKQAGYKGEPIRLQTNRRYVGMYDNAVMIQAMLSAAGFNVQLEVLDWAAQLDNYVNGRFQLSSFSYSGRFDPGLMYAALIADKATAKWAQWGDAQARELLAESGTLTDQTARAAIFRRLHAKMKEEVPIIGLYYSPTIEGVNPALHDYKPWAAAIPLAWGVWKG, encoded by the coding sequence ATGAGATCAATCGCCCTGACGGGGCTTCGCGGCGGTGCGCTCGCCGGGTCGGCCGCGCTCGCCGCCCTGCTGGCCGCGGCGCCGGCGGGGGCTGCGGACGGCCCGAAACGCGGCGGCACCCTGGTGGTGTCGATGAATGCCGATGCCCGCAGCCTGGAGCCGGGCATCAACCGCGACTCCAATTCCGATGCGGTGGTGAACAACCTGTTCGAAGGGCTGGTCGGCTATCGCACCGATCTGAGCGTCGGCCCGGCGCTGGCCCGAAGCTGGACGATTTCCGAGGATGGCCGCAGCTACACCTTCACGCTCCGCGACGGCGTCACCTTCCACAATGGCGATCCGCTGACGGCCGAGGCGGTGAAATGGAGCTGGGAGCGCAAATCGGGCCAGGAGGGCTGGCTCTGCGCCCGCTTCTTCAACGGCCAGGCCGGCGGGCTGAAGGTGGAGGCGGTAGAGGCGCCCGACCCGAAGACGGTGGTGTTCCGCCTGGCGGAACCCTCGGGCCTGTTCCTCACCCAGCTGGCCAATGTCCAGTGCGGCATGCTGGTGGCGAGCCCGAAGAGCGTCGGTGCCGACGGGACATGGACGCCGATCGGCACCGGCCCGTTCAAATTCGGCAGCTGGAAACATGGCGACCAGATGGTGCTGGAGCGCTATGACGGCTATGTCCCGTCATCCGAACCCGGCAGCGGCTTTGCCGGGGCGCGCCAGGTGTATGTGGATGCGCTGCGCTATCAGATCATCCCCGATGCCGATGCGGCGGCGGCGGCGCTCAAGACCGGCGCGATCGACATCATCCCCCAGCTCGACACGATCAAGATCGACGAGTTGAAGGCGGCGGGCATGAAGGTGATGGCGGCGCCCGGGCTCAACTGGTCGGCCCTGCTGATCCAGACCGAGGATCCGCTGCTCTCCAACCCCAAACTGCGCCGGGCGCTGGCCCAGGCGATCGACATCGCCCAGATCACCGAGGTGCGCACCAACGGCCTCGCCAAGCCCAATCCTTCGGGCGTGGCCGAGAGCATGCGCGCCTTCTCGGCCGATTTCCTCGACTGGCCGAAATACGACCCGGCGGCAGCCGCGACGCTGGCGAAACAGGCGGGTTACAAGGGTGAGCCGATCAGGCTGCAGACCAACCGGCGCTATGTCGGCATGTACGACAATGCGGTGATGATCCAGGCGATGCTGTCCGCCGCCGGCTTCAACGTGCAGCTGGAAGTCCTGGACTGGGCGGCCCAGCTCGACAATTACGTCAACGGCCGCTTTCAGCTGTCGTCGTTCAGCTATTCCGGCCGCTTCGACCCGGGGCTGATGTATGCCGCGCTGATCGCCGACAAGGCGACGGCAAAATGGGCGCAGTGGGGCGACGCGCAGGCCCGCGAGCTCCTGGCCGAAAGCGGCACGCTGACCGACCAGACCGCCCGCGCCGCCATCTTCCGCCGCCTGCACGCGAAGATGAAGGAAGAGGTGCCGATCATCGGCCTCTATTATTCCCCCACCATCGAGGGCGTGAACCCGGCCCTGCATGATTACAAACCCTGGGCGGCGGCGATCCCGCTGGCCTGGGGGGTGTGGAAGGGGTGA
- a CDS encoding alpha/beta hydrolase codes for MRSTPGHGEILSYYDFGRTTVQVCAADPRFSYCAYVPESYDEAGDRRYRLLVVVHGTMRDNAACRDAFIDLAEAQQLIVLAPLFPAGITAPRELSSYKRLRGPGDADARGAGPAYDLILLQMIREMQALYRIDADRFALFGFSGGGHFAHRFLYAHPERLAAVSIGAPGIVTLLDDQVDWPAGVRDVEAIFGRPIDLAAMRRVAVQMVVGAEDTATWEIAITRDNPWWQPAFERHGATRIERLAALKASFESRGIPVTHDLVPGTAHRQEPLLPVVKQFLSDRFAQGERDHRP; via the coding sequence ATGCGCAGCACCCCCGGCCATGGCGAGATCCTGAGCTATTACGATTTCGGCCGCACCACCGTGCAGGTCTGCGCCGCCGATCCGCGCTTTTCGTACTGCGCCTATGTGCCGGAAAGCTACGACGAGGCGGGCGACCGGCGCTACCGGCTGCTGGTTGTCGTCCACGGCACCATGCGCGACAACGCCGCCTGCCGCGATGCCTTCATCGATCTGGCGGAGGCGCAGCAGCTGATCGTGCTGGCGCCGCTGTTTCCGGCCGGCATCACCGCCCCGCGGGAGCTTTCGAGCTATAAGCGGCTGCGCGGTCCCGGAGACGCCGATGCGAGGGGGGCGGGTCCTGCCTATGATCTGATCCTGTTGCAGATGATCCGCGAGATGCAGGCGCTCTACCGGATCGATGCCGACCGGTTTGCCCTGTTCGGCTTTTCGGGCGGCGGGCATTTCGCCCATCGTTTCCTCTATGCCCATCCCGAGCGGCTGGCGGCGGTGTCGATCGGCGCGCCCGGTATCGTGACCCTGCTGGATGATCAGGTCGACTGGCCGGCCGGGGTGCGTGATGTCGAGGCCATCTTCGGCAGGCCGATCGACCTCGCGGCCATGCGGCGCGTTGCCGTGCAGATGGTGGTGGGCGCGGAAGATACAGCCACATGGGAGATCGCCATCACGCGTGACAACCCCTGGTGGCAACCCGCCTTCGAGCGCCACGGTGCCACCCGCATCGAACGGCTGGCGGCGCTGAAGGCGAGTTTCGAGAGCCGCGGCATTCCGGTCACCCACGATCTGGTGCCCGGCACGGCCCACAGGCAGGAGCCCCTGCTGCCGGTGGTGAAGCAATTCCTGTCGGACCGGTTCGCGCAGGGAGAGCGCGATCACCGGCCCTGA